The window GGCACTGGCGAAAGCCTCACCGCTGGCACCGGTTCGCTGGGTAAGTCACTGTTATGTCGAATTTATTCGTAACACGCCGGTACTGCTGCAAATCTTTATCATTTTTTTTGGTCTGCCTTCACTCGGCATCACCATGAGTGCTTTCACCGCTGGCGTGCTGGCGCTGGGTATTAACGTCGGTGCCTATCTGTCGGAGACTTTTCGCGCCGGGATTCAGTCGGTGGCCAAAGGGCAGTTGGAAGCCGCATGGATTCTGGGTATTCCGCGTCATCAGGTATTTCTCAGCGTGGTGTTGCCCCAGGCCGCGCGCGCGGTATGGCCAGCGATTATCAATAACCTGATTCAATTGCTACTCGGGACTTCGTTGCTGTCGGCAATTGCCTTGCCAGAACTGACCGGCACGGCAACGGTGATCAACGCCCGTACCCTGCTCTATATCCAGACTTTCAGCGTGGTGACGGTGGTGTATTTGCTGTTGAGCAACCTGTTCTCCTGGCTCGGTAATCTGGCAGGACGACGGATGTTCCATCCGCCGCTGGTGACCCAGGTAAAAAAGTCCGCCTGGTGGTGGGCAAGAAAATGGCTGACTAACCCACTGAAACGGGAGAACGCGCTATGAATGACCTGATCATCAGCTCGTTACCGCTGTTGCTGAAAGGGCTGGGTATCACCCTGCTGCTGTCAGTAGCGGCGATTGTTGGCAGTACCTTACTGGGTCTGCTCGCCGCGGTGCTGCGTACCAGCCGGTTACCGGTCGCGCGCCAGGTTGCCGTGCTGTATACCGAACTTTTTCGCGGTACGCCGGTGCTGATCACCCTGATGTTTATTTACTTTGGCGTGGCGTATTTCGGCTATGAGATCAACCTGTTTGCCGCCGGGATTCTCGGTCTGAGCATTTACCAGGGTGCCTATATCGCCGAAGTGTTTCGTGCCGGGATCGAAGCTGTGCCGAAAGGACAATGGGAAGTCTCGTGGATCCTTGGCCTGTCGAAACGCCAGACCTTTCTTAGCGTGGTCCTGCCGCAGACGCGCGGCATCGTGCTGCCGCCGCTGGTGGGCCAGTACCTTTCCCTGATTAAGGATACCTCGATCGTCAGCATGATCGGCATGTCGGAGCTGATGCATCAGGGTCAGGCGATTGTTGACCGCATCGGCCAGCCGGTGGTGGTTTATGGCCTGGTGGCCGTGCTGTACTTCGTTGTGTGCTTTCCACTTTCCCGTTGGGTTCAACATCATCAAACCAGGAGCCAGTTATCATGAGCCAATCCGCCATTACGCTGAGCCGTATTACTAAATCCTTTGGTGCCACTCAGGTACTGAAAGAGATCAGCCTTGATGTCTCGCCCGGCGAAGTGCTGGTATTGATTGGTGCATCGGGTTCGGGGAAAAGTACCGTGCTGCGCATTATGAGTGGGCTGGAAACTGCCGACGGTGGCGAGATCTGGGTCAATCAGGTGCCATTGCACGATCGCAAACGCAGCCGGGAAATCTGTGGTCACGTTGGCATGGTGTTCCAGCAGTTCAATCTGTTTCCACACAAAACTGCGCTGGGTAACGTGACGCTGGCGCTGATCAAAGCACAGAAACTCTCCGAAGCCGAAGCCAATAAGCGTGGCATGGCGGCATTGACCCGTGTCGGTCTGGCCGAGCGCGCGCATCATTATCCGGCGCAGCTGTCAGGCGGCCAGCAGCAGCGTGTGGCCATTGCCCGTGCGCTGGCGGTTGAACCTAAAATTATGTTTTTTGATGAAGCCACATCAGCTCTCGATCCGGAGTTAGTGGGCGAAGTGATGGAGGTGATGCGTAGCCTGGCACGCGAAGGGATGACCATGGTGGTGGTGACCCATGAGATGGGTTTTGCGCGCAAAACCGCCGACCGCGTGGTGTTTATGGACCAGGGTGTGATCGCCGAACAGGGATCGCCAGAGCAGATTTTTGTCCATCCACAGAATCCTCGCACGCAGCAGTTTTTATCACGCGTACTTGAACATTGATCGGGGGCGTTATGTCGATTCAATTCCCGCTGGTGGCGGATGGCAAGCTGGATGCGCAGCAACAGGCTCCAAAATTTAAATCCGTTGCCGGGGCGGGTGATACGCCGCTGCCAATCGGCACGGCCGTGCTTGCCAGTGACAAGGTGTTTTCACCGCTGCTGTTGATGAAGCAATCGGCGCTGGAGAATAACCTGCGCCAGCTGGCGGATTTTTGTCGTGAACAGGGCGTGATGCTGGCGGCACATGGCAAAACGTCAATGTCGCCCGCCATTTTGCGTCGCGCCATCACCGAAGGCGGTGCCTGGGGACTGAGCGCCGCCACCCCGGCGCAGGTACGCGCGCTGCGTCAGTTTGGTATCCGCAACGTCTTCCTCGCCAATCAGCTGGTCGATCCTGCGGGTATCCGTTGGATTGGTGAGTGGCAAAGACAGCATCCCGACCACGGTTTTCTCTGCTACGTAGATTCACTACAGGGAGTACGTTTGCTGGAGCAGCACCTCGGTGGCGGTCAGATTGCGGTATTGCTGGAAATGTCCGTCAGTGGCGGACGCACCGGCTGCCGTAGCCTGGGCGAGGCACTGGAAATTGCGACGGCAATCGCTGCCAGCCCTGCCCTGCAACTGGTGGGGGTCGCGGGCTATGAAGGCGCATTGGGAGCGGGTCGCGATAGCGCCGGTATCGCCCGCGTACATGACTACTGTCAGATGCTGATCGCCACTGCCGCACGGCTGGCGGAAAAACAGCTGTTCGCGAGCGAGCACATCATTCTCAGCGCCGGTGGTGGTGCCTGGTTTGACGTTGTCACCGCCTGTTTCACCGAAGCGCAACTGCCATTACCCGTTACCCCGCTGATTCGTTCCGGTGCTTATATGGCGCACGATAACGGGTTATATGCGCGTATCAATCCCTTCTCGCAAGCGGGTGCCACGCATCACTTTAATGCCGCACTGGAGATCTGGGGTCGCGTGTTATCACGCCCGGAGCCGGGACTGGCGTTTGTGGATTTTGGCCGCCGCGATGTGCCGTTCGATCAGGATTTGCCGAACCCGATGTGGGTACGTGAAGCCGATGGCAGCGCACCTCGTGCGGCTGGCGCGATGCGCATCAGCGAAGTTAACGATCAGCATGCGTATCTGCTGTTGCCGGAGGACGATGAATTAAAAGTGGGAGACTGGATTGGTTGCGGCATCTCGCATCCCTGCACCGCATTCGATAAATGGCGCTATCTGCCGCTGGTGGATGATGATTATTGCGTCACAGATTCACTGGAAACAGCATTCTGAATAATTTATTGCGGATACAGATGGCATTCATAAAACCTGCGCGATAAATCGCGCCGCTACAAAACCGTGCGATTATTGGCCTGGTCGGCATCAATGCCGACCTTACAGCACCGTAGCGGCGCAATTTATTGCGCATCTGCTGTCTTTGATTAATGAACGGCATTTATAGGGGCTAGCGACCGAAAAAGCTCATTCCCTCTTTATCCAGGCGCTATGCTTTTTAGTTCTCCATCGACACAGGAAGGATAAAATGCAAAGCATCCTGTTAAATAACGGCGTCAGTATGCCAATGCTGGGATTTGGTGTTTACCAGATTACCGACCCGGCAGAGTGTGAAAAATCGGTGCTGGATGCCATTGAGGTCGGCTATCGTCTCATCGATACCGCAGCTGCCTATCTGAATGAAACCCAGGTCGGCAACGCTATCCGCCAGAGTGGGATCAAACGCGAAGACCTGTTTATTACCACCAAACTCTGGTTGCAGGACACCAGCTACGAAGGGGCTAAAGCCCAGTTCGAACGTTCTCTTAACCGCCTCCAGCTTGATTACGTGGATTTGTATCTCATCCACCAGCCTTATGGCGATGTGCATGGTGCCTGGCGCGCGATGGAAGAATTATCCGAGCAGGGAAAAATCCGTGCCATCGGCGTCAGCAATTTCCACCCGGACCGGCTGGCAGACCTGATCGCCTATAACCGTATCGTTCCGGCAGTGAATCAGATTGAGGTAAACCCCTTTCACCAGCAGCTGCATCCTGTTGCGTGGATGCAAAGCCGCCAGATTCAGCCGCAGGCATGGGCACCTTTCGCTGAGGGCCGCAATAATCTGTTCGAAAATCCCCTGCTCACCGAAATCGGCCAGCGTTATGGCAAATCGGTTGGACAAGTGATTCTGCGCTGGTTATGGCAACGCGGCGTGGTCTCGCTGGCAAAATCGGTGCGTAAGCAACGGATGCAGGAGAACTTTTCTATCGGTGATTTTGCGCTAAATGCGGAAGAGATGATGTTGATCACCGCCATGGATAGCGGCACCAGCGCCTTCTTCTCGCACCGCGACCCCGCTCGCGTTGAAGCAATAACCAAACATAAGCTGGATATTTAAGCCGCGTGACGCTGGCCACTCCGGGTGGCCAGAGGCCCGCCTGATTAACCCGGTGTTTGCAATTTTCCTGCGCGCATTGCCGCAATCACACCGCCATCAATCAGTAAATCGCTGCCGGTAACAAATCCGGCATCCGGACCCAGCAGGAAAGACGCTG is drawn from Pantoea cypripedii and contains these coding sequences:
- a CDS encoding amino acid ABC transporter ATP-binding protein, which translates into the protein MSQSAITLSRITKSFGATQVLKEISLDVSPGEVLVLIGASGSGKSTVLRIMSGLETADGGEIWVNQVPLHDRKRSREICGHVGMVFQQFNLFPHKTALGNVTLALIKAQKLSEAEANKRGMAALTRVGLAERAHHYPAQLSGGQQQRVAIARALAVEPKIMFFDEATSALDPELVGEVMEVMRSLAREGMTMVVVTHEMGFARKTADRVVFMDQGVIAEQGSPEQIFVHPQNPRTQQFLSRVLEH
- a CDS encoding aldo/keto reductase; protein product: MQSILLNNGVSMPMLGFGVYQITDPAECEKSVLDAIEVGYRLIDTAAAYLNETQVGNAIRQSGIKREDLFITTKLWLQDTSYEGAKAQFERSLNRLQLDYVDLYLIHQPYGDVHGAWRAMEELSEQGKIRAIGVSNFHPDRLADLIAYNRIVPAVNQIEVNPFHQQLHPVAWMQSRQIQPQAWAPFAEGRNNLFENPLLTEIGQRYGKSVGQVILRWLWQRGVVSLAKSVRKQRMQENFSIGDFALNAEEMMLITAMDSGTSAFFSHRDPARVEAITKHKLDI
- a CDS encoding amino acid ABC transporter permease — encoded protein: MNDLIISSLPLLLKGLGITLLLSVAAIVGSTLLGLLAAVLRTSRLPVARQVAVLYTELFRGTPVLITLMFIYFGVAYFGYEINLFAAGILGLSIYQGAYIAEVFRAGIEAVPKGQWEVSWILGLSKRQTFLSVVLPQTRGIVLPPLVGQYLSLIKDTSIVSMIGMSELMHQGQAIVDRIGQPVVVYGLVAVLYFVVCFPLSRWVQHHQTRSQLS
- a CDS encoding alanine racemase — its product is MSIQFPLVADGKLDAQQQAPKFKSVAGAGDTPLPIGTAVLASDKVFSPLLLMKQSALENNLRQLADFCREQGVMLAAHGKTSMSPAILRRAITEGGAWGLSAATPAQVRALRQFGIRNVFLANQLVDPAGIRWIGEWQRQHPDHGFLCYVDSLQGVRLLEQHLGGGQIAVLLEMSVSGGRTGCRSLGEALEIATAIAASPALQLVGVAGYEGALGAGRDSAGIARVHDYCQMLIATAARLAEKQLFASEHIILSAGGGAWFDVVTACFTEAQLPLPVTPLIRSGAYMAHDNGLYARINPFSQAGATHHFNAALEIWGRVLSRPEPGLAFVDFGRRDVPFDQDLPNPMWVREADGSAPRAAGAMRISEVNDQHAYLLLPEDDELKVGDWIGCGISHPCTAFDKWRYLPLVDDDYCVTDSLETAF
- a CDS encoding amino acid ABC transporter permease → MSYQWLTLWNYGETFLAAAWLTLQVTLLAFVLAVALGLLAALAKASPLAPVRWVSHCYVEFIRNTPVLLQIFIIFFGLPSLGITMSAFTAGVLALGINVGAYLSETFRAGIQSVAKGQLEAAWILGIPRHQVFLSVVLPQAARAVWPAIINNLIQLLLGTSLLSAIALPELTGTATVINARTLLYIQTFSVVTVVYLLLSNLFSWLGNLAGRRMFHPPLVTQVKKSAWWWARKWLTNPLKRENAL